A window of the Cannabis sativa cultivar Pink pepper isolate KNU-18-1 chromosome X, ASM2916894v1, whole genome shotgun sequence genome harbors these coding sequences:
- the LOC133032151 gene encoding uncharacterized protein LOC133032151, giving the protein MRGIAWNCRGLGQTSTVWELKSLIFTHSPDFVFLSELKVDANPLKKFWSEFLKLGDRFGGPWLILGDTNFVLCDFERDGSSGRDPFIPIISNLIESRGLINMHIQGDNLTWDNHRSGRHHVKSALDKGLVNGAWINLFPRAILCSAQTSNSDHRPLCLLSGGLEPKFKRCFKFEEGWTRDVRSNLVVAHAWKSVYHDWAPARIFKKVGATRVALLNWNRSQFGRRNVIESILNKDNVWISSRGAIGREFIDFFKGIFVGADNGVEYNCAQLFPQKISQDDSEVLVSCPSADEIKRVLFAMHNHKAPGPDGMSVLFYKHYWESVGADFCDAVSDFFISGNMHRGINATNVVLIPKVQNPTHTNHFRPISLCNVVYKVISNIIANRIKPLLPSLICPTQAAFVPGRNIHDNNVIVQEIIHLFNRKKGKEVFFAIKIDLVKAYDKLSWRFIDHVLDCYGIPQKFSLWISQCISSTTLNICLNGGQVGRINPSCGLRQGDPLSPYLFIWAAEVLSRLFHDALDQGSIKGIQLSRGGPVLSHIFFADDLILVGRANLLEVNGFWRCLENFCSWSGQQDKLCLHESLGGLGFRKTKEMNQAFLAKWGWNILNGSQSLCYRVLIAKYLKGKDFLSCRYKDSDSWFWKSVVKANSILRKGACKLVANGENTKIWGDPWIAHQKGFYPKQIEGTSPNLNCVAELLLNNGQWDIQKLRDNFDRESVSDILKGGHPSRIGTDRWVWTLESKGCFSTKSAYLAQALERAPHCEVAPKLWNKLWNSKILERHKVLWWSILSSALPVRAVIGKRFHIEDTSCPLCGLGEQSFEHLFLSCDVAFHLWRSSPWGIFPVCDTGIRVWDWVKFIWDLNKRGIEADDVFLYASIVVDTIWRVRNEKVHNNCSPDIKKCIDNICTSYADSHASLLPSPTPDLKEAWSPPPPDWIKLNCDVKVGLNSLCIAVVARDHFGRVIRVQTAQEDFSDALCGEATACCLAVSVALDIGSKFAIVENDSRMVINALNGTESHWALENYVSFCTNSSPLFISCNFSYVRRTCNFAAHNVARWAFAHQVFGTIPVSSLPDNIFCNDREV; this is encoded by the exons ATGAGAGGTATTGCCTGGAACTGTAGAGGGTTGGGGCAGACCTCTACAGTTTGGGAACTGAAGTCCCTGATCTTTACCCACTCTccggattttgtttttctttccgAGCTCAAAGTGGATGCTAATCCTCTG AAAAAGTTCTGGTCTGAGTTTCTGAAATTAGGAGATAGGTTTGGTGGGCCCTGGCTTATTTTGGGTGATACCAATTTTGTCCTTTGTGATTTTGAGCGTGATGGCTCTTCTGGTCGGGATCCTTTTATTCCAATCATTTCTAATCTGATTGAGAGTAGAGGTCTTATCAATATGCATATCCAAGGGGACAACCTGACTTGGGACAATCATCGGTCTGGGAGGCACCATGTGAAATCTGCGCTGGATAAAGGCTTAGTAAATGGGGCTTGGATTAATTTATTTCCAAGGGCTATTCTCTGCTCTGCCCAAACTAGCAACTCGGACCATAGGCCGCTGTGCCTCCTCTCTGGAGGTTTGGAACCCAAATTTAAGAGATGCTTCAAATTCGAAGAAGGTTGGACCCGTGATGTTCGAAGTAATCTGGTAGTAGCCCATGCTTGGAAATCGGTCTATCATGATTGGGCCCCTGCTCGTATTTTCAAGAAGGTTGGTGCCACCAGGGTGGCCCTCCTCAATTGGAACCGATCCCAATTTG GTAGAAGAAATGTCATTgagagtatcttgaataaaGATAATGTCTGGATCTCCAGTCGGGGAGCTATTGGGAGagaatttattgatttttttaaggGTATCTTTGTCGGAGCTGATAATGGTGTGGAATACAATTGTGCTCAGCTTTTTCCACAGAAAATCTCTCAGGATGACTCGGAGGTCCTTGTTAGTTGCCCTAGTGCCGATGAAATCAAAAGAGTTCTTTTTGCCATGCATAACCATAAGGCCCCGGGTCCTGATGGGATGTCTGTTCTTTTCTATAAACATTATTGGGAGTCAGTTGGAGCTGACTTTTGTGATGCGGTCtcagatttttttatttcaggGAACATGCATAGAGGGATAAATGCCACAAATGTTGTTCTCATACCTAAAGTCCAAAACCCTACCCATACCAACCACTTTAGGCCCATCTCTCTGTGTAATGTGGTATACAAAGTAATCTCTAACATTATAGCGAACAGGATAAAACCTTTACTCCCTTCTCTCATTTGTCCAACTCAAGCTGCTTTTGTTCCGGGTCGGAACATCCATGATAACAATGTGATAGTCCAAGAAATCATTCACTTGTTCAACAGGAAGAAAGGCAAGGAGGTCTTCTTCGCTATAAAAATTGACCTGGTCAAAGCTTATGATAAGTTGAGCTGGCGTTTTATTGATCATGTTTTAGATTGCTATGGAATTCCCCAAAAATTCAGTCTTTGGATTTCTCAGTGTATCTCTTCTACAACGCTAAACATTTGTCTCAATGGAGGCCAGGTTGGGAGGATTAACCCTTCTTGCGGCCTTCGGCAAGGCGACCCCCTCTCCCCTTATCTTTTCATTTGGGCAGCTGAAGTTCTTTCAAGATTATTTCATGATGCCCTTGATCAGGGGTCCATTAAGGGAATTCAACTAAGTAGGGGTGGGCCGGTTCTCTCTCACATTTTCTTTGCGGATGACCTAATTCTGGTTGGTCGAGCTAATTTACTTGAGGTGAATGGCTTCTGGAGATGTTTAGAGAATTTCTGCTCGTGGTCTGGTCAACAG GATAAACTTTGTCTCCATGAATCTCTGGGTGGTCTTGGGTTCCGAAAAACCAAGGAGATGAATCAGGCCTTTCTGGCTAAATGGGGATGGAATATTCTCAATGGAAGTCAATCTCTGTGCTATAGAGTTCTAATTGCTAAATACCTCAAAGGGAAAGACTTCCTTAGTTGCAGGTACAAAGATTCAGATTCTTGGTTTTGGAAAAGTGTCGTGAAGGCTAATTCCATTTTGAGAAAAGGAGCTTGTAAGTTGGTTGCTAATGGTGAGAATACTAAGATCTGGGGAGATCCCTGGATTGCGCATCAGAAAGGCTTCTATCCGAAACAAATCGAGGGTACCTCTCCCAACTTGAACTGTGTGGCTGAACTTCTGTTAAATAATGGGCAGTGGGATATTCAAAAGCTGCGAGACAACTTTGACCGAGAATCGGTCTCGGACATTCTTAAAGGGGGCCATCCCTCTAGGATTGGTACAGATAGATGGGTTTGGACGCTAGAAAGTAAGGGGTGTTTCTCGACTAAATCGGCGTATTTGGCTCAAGCTTTGGAAAGAGCTCCTCACTGTGAGGTTGCCCCAAAACTCTGGAATAAGTTATGGAATAGTAAAATTTTAGAGCGTCACAAGGTTCTGTGGTGGAGTATCCTTTCGAGTGCTCTCCCTGTTAGAGCGGTGATTGGGAAAAGATTCCATATAGAGGACACTAGCTGCCCCTTATGCGGCTTGGGGGAGCAATCCTTCGAACATCTATTCCTGTCCTGTGATGTGGCTTTTCATCTTTGGCGCTCTTCTCCCTGGGGCATATTCCCAGTGTGCGACACTGGCATCcgtgtttgggattgggtcaaATTTATCTGGGATCTAAACAAAAGAGGGATCGAAGCTGATGATGTTTTCTTATATGCCTCGATTGTTGTGGATACTATTTGGAGGGTGCGAAATGAGAAGGTCCATAATAACTGTTCTCCTGACATAAAAAAGTGTATTGATAATATTTGTACTTCTTATGCAGATTCTCATGCTTCTTTGTTGCCTAGTCCCACTCCAGATCTAAAGGAAGCTTGGTCCCCTCCTCCTCCGGATTGGATTAAGCTGAATTGTGATGTCAAGGTGGGTCTAAATAGTTTGTGCATTGCTGTTGTTGCAAGGGATCATTTTGGCAGAGTGATTAGAGTTCAGACGGCTCAGGAAGATTTCTCGGATGCTCTGTGCGGAGAAGCTACGGCTTGCTGCTTAGCTGTGTCTGTTGCTTTAGATATTGGATCCAAGTTTGCGATTGTGGAGAATGACTCGAGGATGGTTATCAATGCTCTCAATGGGACGGAATCTCATTGGGCTCTTGAAAACTATGTCTCATTTTGTACTAATTCTTCTCCTTTatttattagttgtaatttcTCTTATGTTCGTAGAACTTGTAATTTTGCCGCTCATAATGTGGCTAGATGGGCGTTTGCTCATCAGGTTTTTGGGACTATCCCGGTGTCCTCCTTACCTGACAATATATTTTGTAATGACCGAGAGGTCTAA